The Acidobacteriota bacterium sequence CAGCCTCCCGGTTTTGCTGGGAACGTCGCGCAAATCGTTCATCCGCCTGGCGCTGAATCCAAAAGTGAAAGCGATCGCGCGTGACAGCAAATGCGAACAATTGATGGGAACCGCCGCCAGTTTGGTGGTCGGCGTGTTGCGCGGGGCAAACATTATTCGCGTCCACGACGTTGCCGAAATGTGCGCGGCAATCCGAATGACGGAAGCCATTGTCCAAACCAATCAGGGATAAAAACCGAAGCGGCAATTCTGCTCAAATTGCCGCTTCGGTTTCGTCACGTGATGTGTGTTTCAAGGTAACGATCAGGAAATGTATCGCCTGCTAACCCAACCAACCTGTGGCCCTTCATTTGTTTGAACTCGGACCTGCACCCAAAAATCACCATCCGGTTCCTGATACGATTCACCCAGATATTCGACTCGAACACCTCTTGGCAAAATATAAATCGCTTGTGATTGTTGTCCCGGAGCCATCCGCATATTGAGATTATCCGCCGTGACATATCCAACGGCTCCCATTGGAGCCGTTGTGATTGGCGGCACGATCGAGGTATTCGGAACGGTTTCAATTGGTGGTTGGACAATTGGCGCTTGGACAATGGGTCTTGAACTGACCTGATTCAGTATCCAGGGAAAGAAGCCCCCCAAATACAGCAAAAACAAAATGAGCACTGCGATGGCAGCAGTCCCGCCGTACCCGCTGCCAGGGTTGGCGACATAATCCCGATCTCCATATTCGATAATTCGCGGCATAGTTCCTCCTTCTGACAAAAAAATGTTCGACCCTGCTTGATCCCGCTTGGTAATCTGCAATGGTTATGCCGTCCGAATAAAGAGAATCACAGGACAATTAACTTTATAGTTTGTAAGGAGTTGACTGATGTTTAGGCTCGCTTGATGGAGGGAGATGACGCCGAAGTGTACCTAATGGAAACATACAGCGAAGCTTGTTCTGTATAGATTCACCGCTGTTCAGCTATATGGCTGATCATCAATATAAGAAGAGTGTAAATTCAAAAGAGCGCGGATAATTTGGACGTTCTGCTAATCGTCAGTACACGATTATCCGCGCTCTTTTTCCATTTATTTTTTCGCCCGTTTGCCGATGCAATATAGAAAGCCCGACGTTCGCATAAAAAGCTGGCCGTCAGAAATGGCCGGAGAACTCAGGCAATAATCGCCGAGTTCGTTTTCAGCAAGAATTTCAAATTGCGGGCCTGCTTTGACGACAATGGTAAAGCCTTCTTCGCTGGTCGCATAAATCTTTCCATCAGCCAACACCGGCGAAGCGCTGTAGGTGCCGGGTTTCAAGCGTTGGTTGGCGTAAATCTCTTTGCCGGTTTTGGCGTCCAGGCAAAACAGCGTTCCGTTATCGCGCAGCAGGTAAAAGTATTTGCCGTCGGTGACAGGTGTAGGAACGTCCGGCCCGTTGGCAAACGTCCAGGCGACGTGCGTGCTGGTAATGTCGCCGCTGCCACCGGATTTTAGCGCCATGTATGGATTGCCCCGGCTGCCCGCGTAAATCAACCCGTCCACCACAATCGGAGAATTGACGATGCGGTTGAAGGGAATGTTTTGCGGGTTCAATCCGTAAGCGCGCCACAATTCCTTGCCGGTTGCCGGGTCATGGCCGGTGACGCAATCGCCGCCGCTCAGGACGATTTGCGTGGCGTTGCCCTGTTTCAACAGCGCAGGCGTGATGTAGGCGTCTGGCGATTCCGTAATGGCCGGAGTTGGGCGTTCATGCCGCCAGATGGTTTTGCCCGTCACTTTGTCAATTTTCAATAAGTACGACGGATCGTCGGTTCGCATTCCGTGCAGCACCGGGACATACAGCGCGTCTTCGTACAACAGCGGCGAAGAGCCGTAGCCCCAATTTAATCCGAACTTGCCGTAATCCTTTTGAATGTCGCGCAGCCACAATTCATTGCCTTTGAAATCGAATGCGCGCAGCAATCCATTGCCGGTCAACACCCAGACGGTTTTGCCGTCAGTTACCGGCGAAGGCGAAGACATATTCTGTTTTCGCATCATGTGGTCGCCGTCGCCGAGCGGTTTCTTCCACAAGATTTTTCCCGTCGCGCGATCAATGCCCCAAAACGACAGCGTTCCAGCGGTTTTGGTTCCGTCGGCGACGTTCAGGAAAATCAGGTTGTCCCAGATGATCGGCGTCGAACCGCTGCGGTCGGGCATTGCCAGCTTCCAGGTGACGTTTTCTTCCGTAGTCCATTTGACGGGCAGATTCCTTTCGTTGCTGATGCCGTTCATCATCGGCCCGCGCCAAGACGGCCAGTTTTCAGCCGAAACCACGGCGAGCGAAACCAGACTGAGCAGTGAAGTGAAAGCTACGGCAAGCGACAACGTTCGACGCATGGATTTTCCTCCGGGTGAAATTGGACATTCGATTGAAGCAATGGTTGTTGGAAGGCGTATGGTAGTCGAAAGAAATAAACAGCGAAAGCCGCAACCGGGATTTCTTCCAAATCGTCGTTAGTTGAGATGGCGTTTGATGGCGGGCGGCGAAGCTCTCGTCTATACTTTGCGCCACTTTCGGT is a genomic window containing:
- a CDS encoding SH3 domain-containing protein translates to MPRIIEYGDRDYVANPGSGYGGTAAIAVLILFLLYLGGFFPWILNQVSSRPIVQAPIVQPPIETVPNTSIVPPITTAPMGAVGYVTADNLNMRMAPGQQSQAIYILPRGVRVEYLGESYQEPDGDFWVQVRVQTNEGPQVGWVSRRYIS
- a CDS encoding PQQ-binding-like beta-propeller repeat protein, with the translated sequence MRRTLSLAVAFTSLLSLVSLAVVSAENWPSWRGPMMNGISNERNLPVKWTTEENVTWKLAMPDRSGSTPIIWDNLIFLNVADGTKTAGTLSFWGIDRATGKILWKKPLGDGDHMMRKQNMSSPSPVTDGKTVWVLTGNGLLRAFDFKGNELWLRDIQKDYGKFGLNWGYGSSPLLYEDALYVPVLHGMRTDDPSYLLKIDKVTGKTIWRHERPTPAITESPDAYITPALLKQGNATQIVLSGGDCVTGHDPATGKELWRAYGLNPQNIPFNRIVNSPIVVDGLIYAGSRGNPYMALKSGGSGDITSTHVAWTFANGPDVPTPVTDGKYFYLLRDNGTLFCLDAKTGKEIYANQRLKPGTYSASPVLADGKIYATSEEGFTIVVKAGPQFEILAENELGDYCLSSPAISDGQLFMRTSGFLYCIGKRAKK